GGGACGTGATTTTTTAAAAAATACACCTGTTTTATTTATAAAAATAAGCAATCAACTTAAGTCTCATTGGGTTTTCTATTGTCAATGTAACTATCCTAACCTTAGCAAGGTAAAGATTATTAGATAATTGAATACTCTATTGGAGACAAATTTAAATATGATCCCCATTAGCTAGTTTAATTAAGTCATTAAGTAATAATTCGGCTCTTTTATGTAAGAAATCTTTATAGTTTAGAGTTGAATAATCAACATTGTTTGGGTTTGGAAGAAAGTTTGAAGCGAACACAGAAGGTGCTTCGTTATTTAGTTTATTTATCAATTTTGGTAAATATTCATGAGGGCTATTGTCACTTATTAAATTATTTTCTGAAGCAGCTAACATGCAAAAGTTTGCTAAACTATTATGTTCCTCTGGTGATGATATTCTTTTCAAATATGCTTTTGGGTATATATGATGAAACTGTTTCGAATTGTAATGAGAAAGGGCTTTTTCTGGATCAATTAGAGCTCCATTTGTTAGATTGCGAGGTGATTTTAAAGCTAAAAGTATAATTAATCCTCTAGACCGTGAATTATTACTTCTGAATGAAAGTTTTTTAAAAGTTTCTATATTGGGGAGCTGACCAAAAGGCTTCTTAGGATTTTCTTTATTAATAATAAAAGCGTCAATAGCTTTAAGATCTTGAGAAACGAATGATTCTGAAGCACCTCTATATCTTTCAGAAAATGTGCTTTGCCAAAACCATTTTCGAACTCGTCTTACATCTTCAAGGTTTAATGTTTTTCTTTTTGAAAAAATATAGCATAATACAATAGCAATAGCTTCATATGGTAGAAAATCCCAACTATAAATTTTAAACTCTGTTTTCAGTAAATCAATAGTTTTAAGCAAAGCTTTTTTTGCTATTTCTACTATGTCATCCATCTCATCTTTTTTCAAGTTTCTTAAGTTAAGTACTTGATCTTTTTTAATTCCTGTAAATTTAATAGCTGATAAGCACTTTAATACAGTGTTACCATCAATGTCATCAAATCCTTTTGGTTCCAGTGATATAGCAATTTTATCAGCCTCCTCATTTAAATCAAAACTTTCTGTCCATGTTGCTGCAACCATTAAATCATATGTAGATAACTTTGTTCCTGAGCTATTTATTCTCTCGAATATTGGACAAACTTCTTCTATTGTAAGTTCTTTTAAAGTTACAACTGGGACTCTGTAGTTAGTTATTACGTCGATTAGTCCATCTAGTCTATCTTGAAGTTCATCAGCATTAGGATAACTAACAAGCCCAGATCGAAAATTTAGAAGTTTGGTAGTGTTATATATTATTCTCAATGGGAATTTAGTTTGATCGAAAATTTCGGGTGCTTCTTTAAATTCTTGATCAATTAAATCATAGACCGCATCAAATCCTTCATCATCAGTTAAAGCACCTAATGCAGAATAAATGACTGTTAACCTCTGTTGACCATCAAGAACATAATCGGTTGGTGACATGTCATCAGTTTCTGGAAGTTTAAACTCACCTATATTTCTTTCAACAGCAAGTGAATTTTTAGTTTTCCATAATAGAAGACTACCAATAGGGTAGTTATTTGTAATAGAGTCTAAGAGTTTTAAAGCTTGCTCTTCTTTCCATACAAATTGTCGTTGGAACTGAGGAACTTTTATTTGCCCAGAATTTATATCTGCAATTAATTCTTTGAGAAATGGGGTTCTAGTTTCAAGTCTACTGGCTATGTTGGCTGACATTTATAATTATGTTATATGATTGAAATATACTTGCTTTTTTCTAAGCAACATGTTTCTCTTCTTTGTTATCGATTTGTGTTACCCCTTTATTTTGTTTTTCTTCCTGATCAGTTTTTTTTCGTTTTATTAAATCGAGTAATTTCATTAAAAGTATTGGAGTGATACTAATCGATGAAGTGATGAAAAGAATATCTTTTAAAAATTTGATTGAATCAGAGTCTGTTAGTTTGTTCGTAAGAAGAATAGACATTAATACCATTGCAAATGTCATTAGGGAAAGAACTATACTACTATATTTAGTAGTATAGTGATTTTTTTTATTTAAATATATTATTTCAATATCTTTGTTTTCTTTAAGAGTATCTGTCATTCCCTGTAATAATTCACAAAATTCAATTTTTTGATCTGAACTTAAAAAAGAATTTGCCATAATTTCATTAATAAGGTCATTGGATAGAGAATATTCATTATATAAATCCTCTTTTTTAACTCCATATTTTTTTGCAGTTGCTAATATTACTGAAGAAAGTATGTTTAATGAAGGAATTTTTTTATCTATTACTAATGGTCTAATTGAATATAATATTTCGTTATTTGCGGTTTCAATTTTTTGAGTATATTCTTTCTTTTCTCTTTTACCGAAGAAGTATCTAGTTGCAAAAAATACAATTAGAGAGCTAATAATTCCTCCTCCAATTCCTGTAACCCAAGGGTTATTGATAATTTCTTCCATATTTTTCAAAATGTAGTCAAAGGAAAGTTTGTGTTGTAATAACAAGTATCATAAGTAATGCATTTTACTTCTTTCCTATATATAGGTTGTTCTTAATGACACTTTGTAATCACAGAAAAGTATATTTATAAAACAATTTATTGAGTTAATAGTTGTTATGTGTCTATGTCTGATTTCAATCAAGAAACTACGTATAATTATACTAATAAAAGAGAATGAATTGAGAAGGAGGGAGTGTTTGAGAATTGGCTTACATCAAGCCTAATACTTTTCTTATATCAATACTTTGTCTGGGAGAATCTTTGAGTATTGCTTAATAATCGTCTTCAGCTCTGTATGATCTAAGGCTTTAATTACTGTAATTTCACTTACGTTTCTGTTTATTCGCCATGAGAGTGTATTCTCATATGGTGAAATAAATTAATCAAAGACTAATGAATCTGGAAAAATAGAATTATTTAGTGAGCCAACGTTGAGCTCTGCGTTGAATTTAATATAAAAATACTTATAGGTGCTGTCGATTTTTGGAATGAAGAAAGCGTCTTCTTTTCCTTTAAATTCTAGAGAATCAACAATTTTATAATTTGTCATTTTATTTTTAGTTTTTTCATCTAATTCCATTTTTACCAAATAAGCTTTTAAAGGATTTTTAATGCTATCTATGAAAAAAAAATTGATTATAAAAGGCTCTCCAATTTTTGCTGTTTTTGATTTATAAGTGCTGAGAAATGGTCTTATGATTTCTTTAGTGATAGAATCATTTTTATAAAATACTTTTTTAAGAATTTTATTGTAGCCTAAATCATCATGGATAGTTATTCTGCGTATCTGCTGATTATTATTAGTTGTATCATATAGAATTACTGAGTCAATTGGAACGTCATTTTTATAATTCATACTTAACAATAAATTCCCATTTCCTGCGAATTCATTATAATACCCATGATATACGCTATCATGCATTTTAAAGTGTTTGTGTAGCGATCCGTTTTTTTTGAATATGAATACTTCGGCGTCTAAAGCTCCTTCATAATCTTGATGTACTTCAACTCTTTTATTGCCATTTGGCCAGTATTCGATTTCAATATGTTTTTCTTTTTTGTGACTACATTGAACAAGGGTAATGAAAATTAGTAGTGTGAAAATTTGTTTCATATTGGAATCATTCTGGCTTAAAAAATATCAATGAATCGAAAAATGTAGTATTATTTAGTTGTCCAAAATTAGAAGGTAGTTTAAACTTTAAGGAAAAGTATTTATAAGTGCTGTCAATTTTGGGAATCATTAATTCTCCATGTCTTCCTGTGAAATCTGTTGATGTGATTGTGTCTGAAAAAAAGCTATTTTGATATTCATTACTTGGGGTTAATTTAATAAGGTATACTTTTCCAGTATCAGGAATATGGTCAATAAAAGAAAAGTGTATTGAGAAGGGTTTGTCTACTGTCGCAAGTTTATTTTTAGGAATGTATGTATTAATTAGTGGGGAAAGTCTTTGTATGTCAATTTTTCCATTTTGATTGTAGAAAATTTGTTTTAGGTTTTTATTTAAGCCTAAAGTGTCATTTATGAATACCCTTTTTAAGCTTAATTGACTAGAAGCGGTATCATATATAAATGCAGAATCGACAGGGATGTCAAATTTATATTTTAATTTTTTGTATAGATCACCATTTGAAGTATATTCTTGATAAAGGCCATGTGTCATGTTTTTATACCTTTGAAAGCTCTTAGATATTGAACCATTCATTCTGTAAAATGAAACTGTTGAGAAGTCTTTGTTATCGTGATCAAATTCAATTAGTGTTTTAAGATTACCATTTGGCCAATGATCCTTAATGACATTTTTATGAGTAGTATCTTTACAAGAGAAAAGCGTAAAGAATAGTATAATGTATAAATATTTAAAATTAAGCATGTTTATTCAGGTAAAGTTTCATGATAATCTCCAAATCGATTAAAAAATCCTTCTCGATATAATGTTTTTACAACAATTTCATTGTTTTTAACTTCATATTCAGTGAAATACCTTTCTGATAAATCAGGGTTTAGTATTGTATGGTGTCTGTTTGTCATTACTGTATCAACTTCAATATCTGACTTTAATCTATTTTTTGCATTTGTATAAGCTTTGTTAATTACTCCTTTATTACTTACAGCATCATGGGCAATATTTACTGGGTGTGATATAATCTCATTTAAGCTTTTAGGATATAATGTCTTTAATTTTCCTCTTGATTGAAATGAAAATAGAATTTCGTCAATAATGACATGATGATTAATTTTGGCTATACCAATTGCTTCCATTGGGCCCGGTCCAAACTTTGACATGAAATCATAGGCTTCTTCATATGTAGGTTGTTTGTTGGCTTTTAGAAAGCTATTTAGATAATCGACAAGCTTGAATCGTAAATATGTTTTAACACTTTCAACTTTTTGATTATTTAGTATGTAATCATCAGCTAGAATTCCTAATCTAGCTTTAATATAATCATCGTGTAGCCTTGAGCTGATTCCATATCTTTCAATGATTTCTTTATCACTGTATTTGGCGTGTTGATTAATTAATTCCATGTTAAAAGGCATTGACTCTAGTTCTCTTAAAGTTGCCCAATCTTCTTCAGAGCCTTTTCCTTCATATTGTTGTCTCCAGAATTCTTGCATATGCTCCGTGTAAACAGAGGATTCTGGAGGAGGAGGAGTCTTTTCAAAGCTTTCAAAGTTTGAGGAATTACCATTGTTTCTTTCTCCATTACCTTTTGTTTGGAGTTGAGCAGGCATTTCATTTGTAAATGTGTTCAAGTTAATTGAATTGGAATTATTAGATTTTTTTGCTTGAACAGTGTTTTGAGATTCTTTTTGTTTTTGCTTTTCAATCCAACGTTTTTTCATTTCCTCATCAGCCATTCTTTGAGCAATGAGGTTGTTGTTTTGTCCTTTGTATAGGTCTTTCATTGAGAGTTAGTGTTGTTGAGATAATTATTTCGCTAAAATATTATATTTTACTGTAACATGAAAATTCATTTTATCAATTTATAGTATTATAAGATTGATAAAACATTACAATCCTGCATCAGATTTCAATCACGAAACTGCGTATGATTATGCTAATAAATGAGAATGAATTGAGAGGGTGTGGGAGGGGTTGAAAATAGGCTTACATCAAGTCTAATGCTTCTCTTACATCAATGATTACTTTGTCTGGGAGAATCTTTGAGTAATGTTTAATAGTTGTCTTCAGATCTGTATGGCCTAAGGCTTTCATTACTGTAACTTCACTTACGCCTTTGTTTAATAACCATGTAGCATAAGTTTTTCTAGCAGTATGTGTCGTAAGTACTGTTTTGACATTGCATATTTCTGCAAGCTCCTTAAGATATTCATTGTACTTTTGATTGCTAATGATGGGTAATTCATCTTTATATTTGTCTAGTATCGTGATAGAATCCGGCAGTAGGGGGATGATGCAAAGCGTATTGGTCTTCATTCTGCGAATGTGAATATATGCTCCTTTATCACTTACTTTTACATGCTCTTGGGGCTTGAACTCTTTAAGATCGGAGTAAGCTAAGCCTGTTTTGCATTGAAACATGAACAGATCTCTTACTCGTTCATGCTTTTCCAGTTCGAATTCGGCTTTTTTGATTTTACCCATATCTTCATCATCCAGATATTTGATTTCCGGATTCTGATTTTTAATTTTTTCTGTAAAGCTCTTTAAAGGATTGGATTCTATGTATCCCATATTGAAGCTATGCTCAAGCGAAGCTTTGACTTGGTTGATGATTCTTATTGATTGATCATGGCTGATATTGCAATCTGCTCTGAGATACTTGGAGAGGGTATTAGCAAAGCATTTTTCGATATTGTCAGTAAGTATATTTTTACTGTTTGTATGCTCAAGGAAGTGACTAAGGTTTTTTCTTGTGTTTTTTAGCTTTCTTAGTGTTGAGTCAGCCAAGCCTTCACTCATTCTCATTTCAAGGTATATATCAAATACCTCTATAAGTTTATAATTGACCTTTCTTTTGCCTTCGTATATCTCTTTTATGATTTTGGAAGAGATGATTTTTTCTTGTTGTTCAAGGTTAAGATATATCTTGTAAAGCTTGGCTCTAAGATTTTGTAGGATAAGGTTTCCAGATTCAGCTAATTCGCTCATGCCTGTGATAAGTCCGTCTCCTTTGCTGATCCAATGAGAGGGTTTTACTCTTAGTCCGGTTGATATTTTTGTGATTTGTCCTTGGTAATTGATTTTGCAGTATAATGGTGCCGTTCCGTCATTGGATAGACGGTCTTTACGTAACCACATATTAAGGTTAAGATTCATTTTATTACTCTAGAAAAATTAATTGTTTAGAGATAAGTGGTTTGAATATGGTGGTTGTAATCTCTTTATGAGGAAAAAGAGAACCAGATTACCTTAATTTTTGGTGCAATTTGAATAATTAAGTGGATTAATTTTGTAGCCTCGCTAGGAATCGAACCTAGATCTAATGTTTAGGAAACATCTATTCTATCCATTGAACTACAAGGCCATTATTTTGGGATCACGAAATTACTGAAAATATATCATTAGGCAAGTTTTAAAGAAGATTTTTAAAACTTGCGAAGTTATCATTTAAGCATGCCAAATGCGATGTCCAAATATGTGAAAATATCTGTTGG
The Aureibacter tunicatorum DNA segment above includes these coding regions:
- a CDS encoding GmrSD restriction endonuclease domain-containing protein, translating into MSANIASRLETRTPFLKELIADINSGQIKVPQFQRQFVWKEEQALKLLDSITNNYPIGSLLLWKTKNSLAVERNIGEFKLPETDDMSPTDYVLDGQQRLTVIYSALGALTDDEGFDAVYDLIDQEFKEAPEIFDQTKFPLRIIYNTTKLLNFRSGLVSYPNADELQDRLDGLIDVITNYRVPVVTLKELTIEEVCPIFERINSSGTKLSTYDLMVAATWTESFDLNEEADKIAISLEPKGFDDIDGNTVLKCLSAIKFTGIKKDQVLNLRNLKKDEMDDIVEIAKKALLKTIDLLKTEFKIYSWDFLPYEAIAIVLCYIFSKRKTLNLEDVRRVRKWFWQSTFSERYRGASESFVSQDLKAIDAFIINKENPKKPFGQLPNIETFKKLSFRSNNSRSRGLIILLALKSPRNLTNGALIDPEKALSHYNSKQFHHIYPKAYLKRISSPEEHNSLANFCMLAASENNLISDNSPHEYLPKLINKLNNEAPSVFASNFLPNPNNVDYSTLNYKDFLHKRAELLLNDLIKLANGDHI
- a CDS encoding site-specific integrase, coding for MWLRKDRLSNDGTAPLYCKINYQGQITKISTGLRVKPSHWISKGDGLITGMSELAESGNLILQNLRAKLYKIYLNLEQQEKIISSKIIKEIYEGKRKVNYKLIEVFDIYLEMRMSEGLADSTLRKLKNTRKNLSHFLEHTNSKNILTDNIEKCFANTLSKYLRADCNISHDQSIRIINQVKASLEHSFNMGYIESNPLKSFTEKIKNQNPEIKYLDDEDMGKIKKAEFELEKHERVRDLFMFQCKTGLAYSDLKEFKPQEHVKVSDKGAYIHIRRMKTNTLCIIPLLPDSITILDKYKDELPIISNQKYNEYLKELAEICNVKTVLTTHTARKTYATWLLNKGVSEVTVMKALGHTDLKTTIKHYSKILPDKVIIDVREALDLM